In the genome of Candidatus Saccharimonadales bacterium, one region contains:
- the nusA gene encoding transcription termination factor NusA: MEDINIKQLTLAVRTIAEEKNLPEDVVLSVIEQAIAAAWRRDNGERDQDVRAELNVNDGTANVYVAREVVEIVGSPSVEISLEDAKKEKSDAQIGDIIEEKHEVVSFGRVAAQTAKQVVLQRLREAEREVVLTEYEDKVGTVVTGTVQRVEPRLIRVELGKAIGIIPQSEQIPGEFYSIGSRLKVFIKNIERDNRGPQLILSRANEAFVEYLFRQEVPEMETGAVEIVAIAREAGRRTKLAVKSTVPGVDPVGTFVGGHGTRVQAVMNEIGDQEKIDIVTFDENAEQFIRNALSPAEVSRVEIDEEAKRAKVFVSEDQQSVAIGRGGQNVRLAARLTGYEIDIETAAPVKSAEPKPRKNIEDSLLSAVEESAGE; the protein is encoded by the coding sequence ATGGAAGATATAAATATTAAGCAACTGACACTTGCTGTCCGCACCATCGCCGAAGAGAAAAACCTCCCTGAAGATGTTGTGCTATCAGTTATTGAGCAGGCTATCGCCGCCGCATGGCGCCGCGATAACGGTGAACGAGACCAAGACGTACGTGCTGAGCTGAATGTAAATGACGGTACGGCTAATGTATATGTTGCCCGTGAAGTTGTTGAAATCGTCGGCAGTCCAAGTGTTGAAATCAGTCTTGAGGATGCCAAAAAAGAGAAAAGCGATGCGCAAATCGGCGACATCATCGAGGAAAAACATGAAGTGGTTTCTTTTGGCCGCGTGGCCGCGCAAACTGCGAAACAGGTAGTATTGCAACGACTTCGTGAAGCGGAACGAGAGGTTGTACTGACAGAATACGAAGATAAAGTTGGCACGGTTGTTACAGGTACCGTACAGCGAGTCGAGCCACGACTTATTAGAGTTGAACTTGGTAAGGCTATTGGCATTATTCCTCAAAGCGAGCAAATTCCTGGTGAGTTTTATAGCATTGGCTCGCGTCTTAAGGTATTTATTAAGAATATTGAGCGCGATAACCGCGGCCCACAACTTATCCTTAGTCGTGCTAACGAAGCCTTTGTTGAATACCTTTTCCGCCAAGAAGTGCCTGAGATGGAGACGGGAGCTGTCGAGATTGTCGCCATCGCTCGTGAAGCCGGTCGTCGCACAAAACTAGCAGTAAAGAGCACCGTACCTGGTGTTGATCCTGTCGGTACGTTCGTTGGGGGGCATGGTACTCGTGTCCAGGCGGTTATGAACGAGATCGGCGACCAAGAAAAAATTGATATTGTTACTTTTGATGAAAACGCTGAGCAGTTTATTCGTAATGCACTGAGCCCGGCCGAAGTTTCGCGAGTTGAAATTGATGAGGAAGCTAAGCGTGCCAAGGTATTCGTGTCCGAAGATCAGCAATCCGTTGCAATTGGGCGTGGTGGGCAGAACGTCCGGCTTGCCGCACGACTTACCGGTTACGAGATCGATATCGAAACCGCTGCTCCCGTGAAGTCAGCCGAGCCTAAGCCTCGCAAGAATATCGAAGACAGTCTTTTGAGTGCTGTTGAAGAGTCTGCTGGAGAGTAA
- a CDS encoding DNA-3-methyladenine glycosylase: MSTAWPDLEGPADDVARRLLGCVLERTFDDGVVKVMIVETEAYHQSDAASHSYKGKTPRTDVMFGPAGFLYVYFTYGMHYCCNIVTGEEGEGAAVLIRAVEPLQGEDILRREGRTRFDVTNGPAKLCQALAIDKRLNGHNLLKSPLKLHLMKPLAESDIITTPRIGIKKAIDMPWRFYIRGNNYVSK; encoded by the coding sequence ATGAGTACCGCTTGGCCAGACCTTGAAGGCCCCGCTGATGATGTTGCGAGGCGTCTGCTTGGGTGCGTGTTGGAGCGCACCTTTGATGATGGTGTCGTGAAAGTGATGATTGTCGAAACAGAGGCGTATCATCAGTCGGACGCTGCCAGCCATAGCTATAAGGGCAAAACTCCTCGAACCGATGTTATGTTCGGCCCCGCCGGATTTCTTTATGTGTATTTTACGTATGGAATGCATTATTGTTGCAACATTGTAACGGGTGAAGAGGGCGAGGGCGCAGCAGTGCTTATTCGTGCCGTCGAACCTTTACAGGGAGAAGATATTCTTCGTCGTGAAGGGAGGACGCGTTTTGATGTAACCAACGGCCCTGCTAAACTTTGCCAGGCGCTCGCGATTGATAAACGGTTGAATGGCCATAATCTTCTAAAGTCACCACTCAAATTACACCTCATGAAGCCCCTCGCAGAGTCAGATATTATTACCACTCCACGTATTGGGATCAAAAAAGCAATAGATATGCCGTGGCGGTTCTATATTAGAGGTAATAATTACGTTTCAAAATAG